In Alkalimarinus alittae, the DNA window AACGCAAACCGAATAAGTGCGATTGAAGTGTTAGATGCAATGGGGGTCAATGAGCTTAAGGTGGTGGTATTCCCGTTGAGAAACAGGCAGCTCGATCATATTGGAATGATTTGCTTGCTGTTTGACCCTCTGACAAACAGTGAAGCATCTGCCGATAAACTCGACTTTGTACAGGCGGTTGCTGGTTTTAGTGCGTTGACGATTGAAAGTAGCCAAATGGTAGAAGCGCAGAAAAATTTATTGGATGCATTTATTAAGTTAATTGCTGGGGCTATTGATGAAAAATCCCCCTATACCGGCGGGCATTGTCAGCGGGTACCTGAGTTAACCCACATGCTTGCTCAAGCCGCGAGTACGAGTGATGATGAACGCTTTTCTGGGTTCAAACTAAAGAAGGCGCAATGGGAGGAGCTTCATATTGCTAGTTGGCTTCATGACTGCGGCAAGGTGACCACGCCTGAATATGTGATCGATAAGTCGACTAAGCTCGAAACAATATATGATCGAATTCATGAAATCAGAATGCGCTTTGAGGTGGCTAAACGAGAAGCTGAACTCAGTTATTGGAAAGCCATAGCCCGTGGCGGCAACGAACAAGCCTTAAAGCCAGCTCTTGAGCGAGCACTTGCCCAGTTGGATGAAGACTTTGTATTTATTGCGGAGTGTAATCAAGGTGGAGAGTTTATGGCGCCAGAGAAGCTAAGCAGGCTGAGACAAATTGCGAAAACAACGTGGACGCGCACACTCGATGATCGTATTGGTTTGTCGTGGGAAGAGTTGCAGCGCAAAGACAGGTCGCCAGTCTCAATGCTTCCGGTTCAAGAAACAATATTGGCTGACCGTGACGATCATATTATAGCGCGCGAGCCGAGTCAGTATGATGACCCCGATAACCCGTGGGGCTTTAGGCTTGATGTGCCAGAAAATAAATTTAATAAAGGCGAGCTTTACAACCTATCTGTAGAGCGAGGTACTCTAACAGCTGAAGAGCGCTTTATTATCAATAATCACATCACTCAAACAATTATAATGCTGAACAAATTGCCGTTTCCAAAGCAGATGAGTGCGGTACCCGAAATTGCAGGTGGCCATCATGAAAAGATGGACGGTACTGGCTACCCAAAGCGGCTTAAGCGAGACGATATGCCTATGAGTGCTCGTATGATGGCCATAGCGGATATATTTGAGGCATTAACGGCATCAGATCGACCGTATAAAAGGCCTAAAACCCTTAGCCAGGCAATTGAGATAATGGGGCATATGAAGAACAATAATCATATCGATGCTGACTTGTTTGAGTTGTTTTTAACGTCGGGAATATATCTGGTGTATGGCGAGAAATACCTGCAACCTGAGCAGATTGATCACGTAGATATATCACGCTACCTTAATGAATAAAGCGGCGATAATATTGATATTATCGCCGCTTTAAAAGCATGCATTAATGATACTGGCGGCTCTTTAACGGGTTAACAGGTTAAGGTGATCAGCTGGTACATCAACGCTTAAATAAGCCAATCCGAGTACGTTAAGATAAGCCATTCGATCAATACTGGTAGGGTCAAGTTTAGGTAACAGTATTTTGTTTTGAGTGTAGAGTGCTTGGATATACTCGATGTACGGGTCGTTACCAGTCAGTAGCATCGTCGCAGCGCCTACATCTGTTTTAACCTTGCTAGCAAGATCTTCAGGCAGCGTAAGCTCGACAACAACGGGTGTTGCATCACTACCAAAGCGAGTTTTACGCAGCTCTGCTTTTTCATTTGCCCAATAGTAAGCCAGCTCTTTGCTTTGTGTTAAAAATATAGGCTCTTTTCGTTCGGTGTAGCTATTGCCTATGGCCGCCATTGTTTGTTTTGCCATCTTATTAAGCTCTGCATCCCCTGAGCCGATTAACCCTTTATCCATAATGCTATCGGTTAAATCTGATGAGGTGCCGTGGTACCAAGTGCCTGTTAATTTAAATCCATCGGCTGACAGCAATTGGGCGGCATCTTGTAAATAGGTTGGAGTTTCAATATTTGTCATAGGGTATCGGGTTCCGAAATAAACAGTCATCAAACGGTTTGTGAATGAGAGGATTATAGCAGTATTGATGCGACTTGTTGACTGCGAAGTATGGGCGAGTTGCGTAACCTCATAAAGAATACTTCAGCTTTTCTCTAAATAAATCACTTAAATAACCATATAAAACCAATAATCGATATCTCTTACTATACTGAAATAGCCAAATGTTTTTGTGGGAGTCCTGACATGATTATCGGTGTACCTAAAGAAATTAAGAATCATGAATACCGTATTGGAATGACACCTGCCGGTGTTAGAGAGCTAGTATGCCTCGGGCATCAGGTATTGGTTCAGCGTGATGGCGGTGCGTCGATCGGATTAACGAATGACCAGTATAGGGCGGCAGGGGCAAGGTTGACCAATACCGCAGAAGAGATTTTTGCGGCGGCTGATATGATCGTAAAAGTTAAAGAGCCGCAAGCTGAAGAGTGTGCGATGTTACGGCCTGAGCAGGTTATTTTTACGTATCTTCACCTTGCTCCAGACCCTGAACAGACAAAACGGCTAATCGATTCAAACGCCGTGGCGATTGCTTATGAAACCGTGACAGATGATCATGGTGCTTTGCCGCTATTAGCCCCCATGAGTGAAGTGGCTGGACGCATGGCAATACAAGCCGGTGCACATACACTTGAAAAAGCGCAAGGTGGTAACGGCACACTGTTGGGCGGTGTGCCAGGGGTAAGCCCCGGAAAGGTAGTGGTTATCGGCGGCGGTGTGGTGGGCGAAAATGCCGCCAGAATGGCGATGGGGTTGGGGGCAGATGTTCTGGTGCTTGACCGCTCTATTGATCGCTTAAAAACGCTCGACAACCTGTACGGCCCACAATTAAAAACCCTCTATTCAACGGTTGAATCTGTTGAAACTTCTGTGTGTGATGCAGACTTAATTATCGGCGCGGTATTGGTGCCAGGTGCTGCAGCGCCTAAGCTCGTTAAACGAGAAACATTAGTCAACATGAGAAGCGGTGCCGTATTGGTAGATGTGGCTATTGATCAGGGAGGGTGCTTTGAGACCAGTAAGCCCACTACGCATCAAGACCCCACCTATAGTGTTGATGGCGTCGTACACTATTGTGTCGCCAATATGCCAGGCGGAGTGGCGAGAACGGCAACCTTCGCGTTAACTAACTCAACATTACCTTTTGTTATTGCCCTTGCCAATAAAGGTTTTCAGCGAGCATTGTCAGAAGATCATCACCTCCGAAATGGGTTAAATATTTATAAAGGCCACGTGACTTGTCGACCTGTCGCAGAGGAGTTGGGCTATGAATATGTCCCCTCATCAGGCGTGATTTGACGCTATTCGTTACATGCACAAAGGCTACGTTTAGCGGTGTTAGTCATTCTTTTTCAGTGTTTAAATACTTATCAAAGATGGCTTGATAACGACCTGTCTTTTTAAGGTGCTCTAGCCCTTCGTTAAAGTCATCTCTGATTTTCTTGTCCCAAAAAACAGGGCGATAATTATTAGGGTTTACGTCTGTAAAGGGGTGAAAGGTTACGTCTTTAATGGTCGTCCCAAGTATTTCAGCTTGACTAGAATAGTATTGAAAAATATTCCTGTCGCTTAAAGCAACGTCTACTTTGCCTGCGTTAAGCATCAACACTTGCGTAAGCTGCTTATTTTGCTCCGTTACTAACTTTGCCTCATAGGGGGCTTTTAGCCATTTGGGATAACGTTTGCTCGCCCCCTGAAATGAAATAATTGAAAGCCCTTTCAGATCTGAAGGCGACTCAAGTTTAAGGTTCCTACTTTTGAGAGAAATAAATACATTGTCGTAGACTACGGCTGAGTTCCCATAGAAAGCCCCAATTAAGGACATATCATGGCCAAGATCTGTCATGGTGGCATCAACGTATCGTTGTTTAAAAACATAGGGGGTACGGGCGAGAGGGAAGTACTTAGGGTGTAATGTGTGGTTGTGAAAGGCCAAGGCTTCACCAATAACCTCTATCTCAATGCCTGAGTCAGACTCAGGGAATGAAAACGGAGGGATAGCTTCTCCAAAAGCCATTTTCACTTCTTCAGCGTAAAGAGCGGGCGAAACGATAAAGCACACAAAATAAACAAACGCTTTCAATGCATTACCCTATAAGTTAATTGTGTTGATTCGTTTAGACTAAATCAATCTGAATAAGGAGGCAGGGAAGGTTGCTGCGTCCTTATTTAATAGACTTTTTAGTGTAGTTTGCTTGCTCATACACGCGAGTTTTATTGATTCTTAACATTGTTTTTTAGGCGTTTAAATCAACAACTGTTCGGCCTTGGATTTTACCCGCCATCATATCCTCTGCTACCTGCTTAATCTCCTCGAGAGACACTACTCTATTAATTTCTGTGAGTGCTGTTTCAGGCAGGTCTTGAGCGAGTCGCTTCCACGCAACTTGTCGTCGTTCATTTGGGCACATCACTGAGTCGACGCCCTGTAAACGCACGTTTCTGAGGATAAATGGCATCACCGTAGTGGGTAATTTATAACCCGCTGCAAGGCCACAAGCGGCAACCGCGCCGTTATAGTCTGTTTCAGCTAAAACACGAGCAAGAATAGCGTCACCTGCTGTATCGACGGCGCCAGCCCAACGCTGTGCTTCTAGCGGTCTGGATGGCTTTAGCATATCCTCTCGAGGGATAATGTCGTTAGCGCCGAGGCTTTTTAAATAGTCGTGCGTTGAGCTACGTCCTGAAACGGCTGTAACGGAATAACCCAGTTTATTGAGGATTGCGACTGCGATACTGCCTACGCCGCCGCCAGCGCCAGTGACCACAATAGGGCCTTTACCGGGGGTGATAAACGCGTCTTCTAATGCCATCACACACAGCATGGCGGTTAAACCAGCAGTACCGATAGCCATGGCTATTTTGCTGTCAATTCCGTTGGGTAGCGGAATCAGCCATTTGGATTGGACTCGCTGAATTTGCGAATAGCCACCCCAATATTGTTCGCCGACACTCCAGCCCGTTAGCAGCACTTTGTCGCCAGGCTTATAGCTATCAGCTTGTGATTCAATGACGGTACCTGTTAGATCTATACCCGGAACCATCGGCCAAGTCCGTACTATTTTGCCAGTGCCTGTAACGGCCATGCTATCTTTATAGTTTACGCTAGAGTAATCAACCGATAACAAAACATCGCCTTCTGGTAGGTCGGCAATGCTGAGTTGCTCGACAGCACTGAGGGTTTTTCCGTCTTCTTGACGAAGAACTAATGCTTTAAATTGATCTGAATTCGCTTGAGTCATTTTAAACCTCTATATTGACTAAACGGGAATGAAACACCGGTGCTATACGGCCAATGAATGATGCCTCAGTCTAGCTTGAAATGTTGATGAGCTAAATGCTTTAGCTAAAAAGAACAGACTATACTTTAGTCGTGCTGACATTTACTGTTACTAGGAATATTTATGAAGAAACGACACGTGTATTCAAAGGTAGATAAGTCATGACGGAACTGAGAGCACAGCTGAGAGACTTTTTATTAAGCTGGTTTGGGCAACATATGCCCGGTAGTGTTTTTTTGTGGTATGACATTCTTGTACTGCTTTGGATAGGGGTATTCGGTTTTGTATTGCACTTTGTCGTTCGAATGGTTGCTAAGAGGTTTCTTAAAGGCCGTTTTTTTTCACCTCGCAATCAGCATCAAGAGAATATAGCAGCCGTACTCGGTGAGCGACTGGTTAAACGGTTGTCATATGTCTTGCAGGGGGTAGTGGTGGTTATTCAGTCTCACCTCTGGGTAGGTGAAGGATCCACCTTCTTGTATGTCCTTGAGTTAGTGGCTAATCAATGGATCATTCTGTTTGCGTTACTTTCGTTATTTACGTTGCTGGATATCTTCCAAGCGGCCTCTGATAGGCGTTCTAACCGGGCTCATTTCCCATTAAGGGGGCTGATACAAACCGTTAAATTGTCAGCGAGTGTGTTAACCGGGATTCTTGCTATATCACTGCTTATGGGTAAATCACCACTTATTTTACTCAGCGGTTTAGGTGCGTTGTCTGCCGTTTTATTGTTGGTATTTAAAGACCCTATTTTAGGCTTAGTGGCGGGTATTCAGTTATCGGCAAACAATATGCTATCGGTCGGTGATTGGCTTGAAATGCCCAAGTATGGTGCCGATGGCGATGTAATTGATATTGCCCTTACGACGGTTAAAGTTAGAAATTGGGATAAGACAATTACCACCATACCTACCTACGCACTTATCTCTGACTCATTTAAAAACTGGCGAGGGATGTCAGAGTCTGGAGGGCGTAGAATAAAACGCAGTATTCACTTAGAAATGAACAGTGTTTGCTTTTTGAATGAGCAGCAGCTTGCAGAGCTTCAAAAAGCAGACCTTTTAAGCGACTACATTAGCCGTAAATTATCGGCTATTAATAAAGAAAACACTGAGAAAAAGACCGATATGAGCGTGATGCTGAATGGGCGCAGACTGACAAATGTGGGTACTTTTAGGCAGTACTTAGTGTCACTGTTAAAACAGCACCCTCATATTCATCAAGGTATGACATTAATCGTCAGGCAGCTTGAACCGAGCAGTAATGGCTTGCCTATTCAAATATATGCGTTCACCAACACGACAAACTGGAATCATTATGAGGATATTCAATCGGATATTTTTGATCACATCTTAGCCATTATTCCTATTTTTGGATTAAGAGCTCACGAATCTCCGACTGGTAATGACATCCGCCTACTGACTAATCACCAATAAAAAAGGTATGGCTTAGTGACAGAACTGCTCGGATTATTAGGTGTTGTGATCTCCCTTTTTGCATTTATTGCGCCGGTTTACTATGCAAAAAAAAGTGATGGCTACTCGACACGCCTGAACACGCTGAGCGAGCTAGGTGCAACCGGCAGTCGGTATCAGAAAGCGGTATCGCGTTATTATTTTTTGCCGTTGGGCGTCGCCATAATTTTATTTTTGGTACTGAGCCAGGCTACGGTCACGTTTCTTACGCAAAGCTATTTGGCGTGGGCCTTATTGGGGTTAGTGGGGGTGGGGTACTTAGTGGCAGCCTTGTTCCCTTGTGATCCAGGTTCACCCATAGGCGGTACGGCGAGTAATAAACTGCATAATACAGCAGGCGTATTGGAGTATTTGGGGGCAGGTTTAGGGTTGATCTTGATGGGGGTATCGCCAGAGCAACCGGTTATGTTGCCTCAGATGAACCTCTATTTAATCCTAAGTGGTTCGGTGATACTGTTGAGTCTTATGATGCTAATACTACCGTCATTTTATCGCATTAGAGGGCTGGTTCAGCGGTTCGCAGAAGCGAGTTTTTTTATCTGGATGATGACCGTGTCGCTTTTATTACTGTTGATTGATCGCTAACCATGCACGATAGGCAGTTTATGACTAGGCTTAGATGATGTGACGAACGCTTAAAAATACAAAAATAAGAATTAAATTAAGACGAGGAAAATCATGGAAGCGAAAGATGTTCATAACATCGAAGATGCGCGCGAGTTAATTGAAGAGCGAGGGTTGAGTCACATCAAGGTCGGTGTGTTCGATATTGATGGCGTGATGCGCGGCAAATATATGTCGAAAGAAAAGTTTCTATCGTCTTTAGAGCGTGGCTTTGGGTTTTGCGATGTGGTGTTAGGTTGGGATGTCTGTGACCAGCTTTATGACAATGTAAAATACACCGGTTGGCATACGGGTTACCCTGACGCAACCGTTAGAATTATCCCCGACAGTTGCCGTGATCTGCCACTGGAAAATAACGGTTTATTATTTCTTGCCGAGTTCGTAGGCGAAGCGGAAGCGATATGCCCTCGCGGGGTTCTGCGAAATGTGATTAAAAAAGCCAAAGCCTTGGGGATGCAAATAGAAACGGGCTTTGAGTATGAGTTTTTTGTTTTCAACGAAACCCCTGAAAGTATCCGCGAAAAACGTTATCAATCACTTAAACCTCTTGGGCCAGCAGAGTTTGGCTATTCGATGATCCGTAACAGTGTTGAATCTCAAACCTATGAGAACTTACTTCAGCTTTGCGAGCAGATGGATATGCCGATTGAAGGTTTGCACGAAGAAACAGGGCCCGGCGTACTCGAAGCTGCGCTTGCCCACGATGATGCCTTAGCCTCTGCCGATAAAGCCGCACTGTTTAAAACATACACTAAAATTGCCATGCAAAAAGAAGGCAAAATGGCGACCTTTATGGCTAAGTGGTCGCCAGATTACCCGGGGCAGAGTGGTCATATTCACCTATCGGTGAGAGACCTAAGCGGTGCGCCGATGTTTTATGACGAGAATAAGCCCGACAATATTAGCGACACCATGCGACATTTTTATGCTGGCCAGCAAAAATTGATGCCTGAATTGTTAGCCATGATCGCCCCGACTATTAATGCCTATCGACGTTTAATTCCTGGTTTTTGGGCCCCGACTGAAGCGAGTGCAGGCGTTGATAATCGAACGTGCGCTATTCGTCTTATTACTGGGTCTGAGCATGCTCAGCGTATTGAATACCGTATAGGTGCCGCTGATGCCAACCCTTATATTATTCAAGCCGCGGTTATTGCGTCCGGCTTGTGGGGGGTTGAAAATCGAGCAGAACCTGAGCCTTTAGTCGAGGGGAGTGCTTACGAACATCGCTTTCCAAATTACTTACAACTCCCTTACACCTTATGGGATGCAGCGCAAAGGCTTAAAAAATCACAGATAGCACGACACTATTTTGGTGATGTGTTTGTTGAACACTTTTCTGCCACCCGAGAGTGGGAAGAACGAGAGTTTAGAAAGCATATTTCCGATTGGGAGTTAGATCGCTATTTTGAAATTATTTAGACCGCTACAAGACAGGATGAGCATATGAATATCACATTGCATTCTCCCATTGATGGCCGCGAGGTTGCTGAACGAACATTAGCATCGGCTGAACAAATCTCAGCAGCGGTCGATCAGGCGACTAGCGCACAGCAGAGATGGAAGCGAGTGGCGCTAAGCGAACGGGCTGAAATCTGTCATAAAGCCATTGATTACTTTATACAGAACCAAGAGAGTATTGCGCACGAAATCACGCTTCAGATGGGGCGGCCTATTCAGTATGCTGCTGGAGAGGTAAAGGGCGTTGAAGAGCGTGGCCGCTATATGATTGATGTTGCGGAATTTGCTTTAGCCGATCAATTAGTCGAAGAGAATAACAGCTTTAATCGATTTATTCGTCACGAACCATTAGGTGTTGTCGTCACCATTGCGCCTTGGAACTACCCCTATTTGACGGCAGTTAACTCTATTATTCCGGCTATTATGGCGGGAAACACTGTGGTGCTTAAACACTCTAATCAAACCTTTTTGTGTGCCGAGAGGTTTGCTGAAGCGTTCCAGTATGCCGGGCTGCCTGAGGGGGTATTTCAATATCTTCATTTAGATCATGAAAGCACTTCAGCGCTGATCAACCATGAGGGTGTTGATTTTGTGTCGTTTACTGGATCAGTCTCTGGAGGTAAAAAAATCGAGAAAAGTCTGGCGGGTTCTTTCAAGGGCTTGGCATTAGAGCTCGGTGGTAAAGACCCTGCTTATATTAGAGAAGATGCAAACCTTGCTCATGCGATAGAAGGGGTGCTGGATGGCGCCTTTTTTAACTCAGGCCAATCTTGCTGCGGTATCGAACGCGTGTATGTACATGCGTCGCTCTATGAGCGATTTGTAACCGGTGCGATTAACCAAGTTTATGAACACACGCTAGGTAACCCGCTCGTACAAGAAACCACTCTAGGCCCGATGGTCAGTGCAGCTGCAGCCGAAGCCGTACAACAGCAAATTGAAGATGCGATTGCCCAAGGCGCGATCGCGGGGATTGACCAGCATTATTTTGAACGACCTGAAGACGGGGCAGCATATATGCCACCTCAAATACTGACGCATGTTAATCACCAAATGAGGGTGATGACCGAGGAGAGTTTTGGGCCGGTTATTGGTGTGATGTCTGTCGCGAATGATGAGGAAGCGATCAGGCTGATGAATGATAGTCAGTATGGATTAACCGCCTCTATTTGGACTGAAGATGAAGAGCAAGCCTTAGTGATAGGTGATCAGCTTGAAACCGGCACGGTGTTTATGAACCGTTGTGACTATCTTGACCCTGCCTTACCTTGGTCGGGCGTTAAGCAGTCTGGTCGAGGTTGTGCATTGTCTGCATTAGGTTATCAGCAGCTAACGCGTCCTAAGTCATTCCATTTAAGACGTATTTAATCAATACTTGAAAGATAATAAGAACAGGCAATAAGTGAGAGTATTTATGGAACAGCGGTTAGACCTTACAACACCAGATGACATTCAGGGCAACTGGAATTATCCCACCACTATACGTATGGGCAGTGGCAGGTTGAGTGAGCTTCCATTTGTGTGTAAATCATTAGGTATTCGCAACCCTTTATTGGTCACAGATGCAGGGCTCGTAGCGCAACCTTTTGTTGTAAGAGCCATGGCGTATGTTCAAGCGGAGGGTTCAAACATAGGGCTGTTTAGCGACATTAAGCCTAACCCTACGGGTGCAAATATCGAGGCCGGTGTTGCTACTTATAAGGCCGGTAATCATGACGGTGTGATCGCATTAGGGGGCGGTAGTGCGCTTGATGCAGGCAAAGCCATTGCACTGATGAGTGGGCAAACACATTCAATTTGGGCGCTTGAAGACGTGGGAACCAACTGGCTGCGGGCAGATCCCGATGGCATTGCGCCGATAGTGGCCATACCGACCACATCAGGTACAGGGTCTGAAGTGGGTCGAGCGTCGGTTATTTTAGATGAAGAGAATCACGTAAAGAAAATTATCTTTCACCCCAAAATGATGCCGCAGGTGGTCTTGGCTGACCCTGAATTAGTGGTAGGGTTACCGGCCCATTTAACTGCGGCTACCGGGGTAGACGCACTGGTTCATTGCCTCGAAGCTTATTGTGCCCCAGGGTATCACCCCATGGCCGACGGTATAGCCTTAGAGGGCATGAGGCTGATAAAAGAGTGGTTAGTGCCTGCCGTAGAAGACGGTAGCAACCTCACGGCGCGCAGCCATATGATGGTGGCTTCATCAATGGGGGCTACGGCATTTCAAAAAGGGTTAGGCGGCGTGCATGCGCTAGCTCATCCATTAGGCGCGCTATTCGATGCGCATCATGGCTTACTCAACGCCATCATCTTGCCTTATGTGCTGGTTCGTAATCGCTTAGCGATTGAATCCAGAATTGAGCATGTGGCCACGTGTATCGGGCTTGAAGACAAAACATTTGATGGTTTTATGGCGTGGGTCATAGACCTTCGTAAGACGCTCAAGATACCCCATGCGTTATCAGAGATAGGAATCACCGCAGAGCGGAGTGAGTTGGTCGGCGAGATGGCCGCAGTTGATCCGTCTGCCGGCGGTAATCCGATCCCTTTAACCGCTGAAGATTACGGTATTCTCTTTAGTACTGCCGTAGCAGGAATAGGATTTGTAGTATGACCGATCAACAGTTAAAACTGGGCATTCTCGATTGCGACGTTCTACACGAGTCGTTGCGACCTTTGTATGCCTCTTATGCGCATATGATGCAGACGTTATTTATGCAGGTGGCGCCGTCTATCAACTTTTCAGTTTATCCTGTTATTGAAGGGGTTTACCCTGAGGATGTTGATGAGTGTGATGGTTATATTATTACCGGTAGCAAAAGCAGCGCATACGATAATGATGAGTGGATTGGAGCGTTGCGTAACTATGTAAGGACGCTCGCCAGTCAAAATAAAAAAATGGTGGGTATTTGCTTTGGTCACCAACTGTTAGCGCATGTTTTGGGTGGCATCACCCAGAAAAGCGAAAACGGCTGGGGGTTAGGCGTAAAGTCGAGTAATGTCTTGGCGACACCTGAATGGATGCAGCCCGCTATGGCGTCGTTCTCGTTGCTTGTGAGTCACCAAGACCAAGTGGTGCAATTGCCATCTAGCGCCATAGTGATTGCCAGTAGTGATTACTGTCCGAATGCGGCTTTTCAGTTAGGCGACAATGTCTTGGGGTTTCAAGGGCATCCTGAATTTAATAGAGGCTACAGCCGAAAACTCATGGAAATGCGTAAGGATACTATTCCTGAAGAAGTGATTGAAAAAGCACAGGCAACGTTGTTTGATGATACCGATCATCTCGTCATTGCCCAATGGATTGTTAACTTTTTCAATCAACCTGTCATATCGCCTGAGTAGAGGTCTAGGCCTCTTTTCGTTGTACAAACAACGACAGCAAGGCTAAACAAGCAGAGCCTGTCATCAATATCACCGACACCGCGTTTAATACCGGTGTCGAGCCTTCTTTGAGTCGATCAAACATTGCGATGGTTAATGGCGCATCTGAGCCGACTAACATTAACGTAGTGTTGAAGTTCTCAAATGACATGAGAAAACTCACGATACCCGCCCCAATCAGCGCAGGCTTCAGGTAAGGGAGCGTGACGGTAGCGATAGCGGTCATACGGTTAGCGCCGAGGTTCATTGCCGCTTCTTCTAGTGTGGAATCAAACTTACGTAAGCGCGCCGAGATTACCAGCGTCGAGATGGTCGTGATAAATGCAAATTGCCCGATAATAACCAGTGTTAATCCTGGCCTTAGGG includes these proteins:
- a CDS encoding iron-containing alcohol dehydrogenase, giving the protein MEQRLDLTTPDDIQGNWNYPTTIRMGSGRLSELPFVCKSLGIRNPLLVTDAGLVAQPFVVRAMAYVQAEGSNIGLFSDIKPNPTGANIEAGVATYKAGNHDGVIALGGGSALDAGKAIALMSGQTHSIWALEDVGTNWLRADPDGIAPIVAIPTTSGTGSEVGRASVILDEENHVKKIIFHPKMMPQVVLADPELVVGLPAHLTAATGVDALVHCLEAYCAPGYHPMADGIALEGMRLIKEWLVPAVEDGSNLTARSHMMVASSMGATAFQKGLGGVHALAHPLGALFDAHHGLLNAIILPYVLVRNRLAIESRIEHVATCIGLEDKTFDGFMAWVIDLRKTLKIPHALSEIGITAERSELVGEMAAVDPSAGGNPIPLTAEDYGILFSTAVAGIGFVV
- the ald gene encoding alanine dehydrogenase codes for the protein MIIGVPKEIKNHEYRIGMTPAGVRELVCLGHQVLVQRDGGASIGLTNDQYRAAGARLTNTAEEIFAAADMIVKVKEPQAEECAMLRPEQVIFTYLHLAPDPEQTKRLIDSNAVAIAYETVTDDHGALPLLAPMSEVAGRMAIQAGAHTLEKAQGGNGTLLGGVPGVSPGKVVVIGGGVVGENAARMAMGLGADVLVLDRSIDRLKTLDNLYGPQLKTLYSTVESVETSVCDADLIIGAVLVPGAAAPKLVKRETLVNMRSGAVLVDVAIDQGGCFETSKPTTHQDPTYSVDGVVHYCVANMPGGVARTATFALTNSTLPFVIALANKGFQRALSEDHHLRNGLNIYKGHVTCRPVAEELGYEYVPSSGVI
- a CDS encoding glutamine synthetase family protein: MEAKDVHNIEDARELIEERGLSHIKVGVFDIDGVMRGKYMSKEKFLSSLERGFGFCDVVLGWDVCDQLYDNVKYTGWHTGYPDATVRIIPDSCRDLPLENNGLLFLAEFVGEAEAICPRGVLRNVIKKAKALGMQIETGFEYEFFVFNETPESIREKRYQSLKPLGPAEFGYSMIRNSVESQTYENLLQLCEQMDMPIEGLHEETGPGVLEAALAHDDALASADKAALFKTYTKIAMQKEGKMATFMAKWSPDYPGQSGHIHLSVRDLSGAPMFYDENKPDNISDTMRHFYAGQQKLMPELLAMIAPTINAYRRLIPGFWAPTEASAGVDNRTCAIRLITGSEHAQRIEYRIGAADANPYIIQAAVIASGLWGVENRAEPEPLVEGSAYEHRFPNYLQLPYTLWDAAQRLKKSQIARHYFGDVFVEHFSATREWEEREFRKHISDWELDRYFEII
- a CDS encoding aldehyde dehydrogenase family protein; this encodes MNITLHSPIDGREVAERTLASAEQISAAVDQATSAQQRWKRVALSERAEICHKAIDYFIQNQESIAHEITLQMGRPIQYAAGEVKGVEERGRYMIDVAEFALADQLVEENNSFNRFIRHEPLGVVVTIAPWNYPYLTAVNSIIPAIMAGNTVVLKHSNQTFLCAERFAEAFQYAGLPEGVFQYLHLDHESTSALINHEGVDFVSFTGSVSGGKKIEKSLAGSFKGLALELGGKDPAYIREDANLAHAIEGVLDGAFFNSGQSCCGIERVYVHASLYERFVTGAINQVYEHTLGNPLVQETTLGPMVSAAAAEAVQQQIEDAIAQGAIAGIDQHYFERPEDGAAYMPPQILTHVNHQMRVMTEESFGPVIGVMSVANDEEAIRLMNDSQYGLTASIWTEDEEQALVIGDQLETGTVFMNRCDYLDPALPWSGVKQSGRGCALSALGYQQLTRPKSFHLRRI
- a CDS encoding MDR family oxidoreductase, translating into MTQANSDQFKALVLRQEDGKTLSAVEQLSIADLPEGDVLLSVDYSSVNYKDSMAVTGTGKIVRTWPMVPGIDLTGTVIESQADSYKPGDKVLLTGWSVGEQYWGGYSQIQRVQSKWLIPLPNGIDSKIAMAIGTAGLTAMLCVMALEDAFITPGKGPIVVTGAGGGVGSIAVAILNKLGYSVTAVSGRSSTHDYLKSLGANDIIPREDMLKPSRPLEAQRWAGAVDTAGDAILARVLAETDYNGAVAACGLAAGYKLPTTVMPFILRNVRLQGVDSVMCPNERRQVAWKRLAQDLPETALTEINRVVSLEEIKQVAEDMMAGKIQGRTVVDLNA
- a CDS encoding DUF998 domain-containing protein; translation: MTELLGLLGVVISLFAFIAPVYYAKKSDGYSTRLNTLSELGATGSRYQKAVSRYYFLPLGVAIILFLVLSQATVTFLTQSYLAWALLGLVGVGYLVAALFPCDPGSPIGGTASNKLHNTAGVLEYLGAGLGLILMGVSPEQPVMLPQMNLYLILSGSVILLSLMMLILPSFYRIRGLVQRFAEASFFIWMMTVSLLLLLIDR
- a CDS encoding substrate-binding periplasmic protein, with amino-acid sequence MKAFVYFVCFIVSPALYAEEVKMAFGEAIPPFSFPESDSGIEIEVIGEALAFHNHTLHPKYFPLARTPYVFKQRYVDATMTDLGHDMSLIGAFYGNSAVVYDNVFISLKSRNLKLESPSDLKGLSIISFQGASKRYPKWLKAPYEAKLVTEQNKQLTQVLMLNAGKVDVALSDRNIFQYYSSQAEILGTTIKDVTFHPFTDVNPNNYRPVFWDKKIRDDFNEGLEHLKKTGRYQAIFDKYLNTEKE
- a CDS encoding mechanosensitive ion channel family protein → MTELRAQLRDFLLSWFGQHMPGSVFLWYDILVLLWIGVFGFVLHFVVRMVAKRFLKGRFFSPRNQHQENIAAVLGERLVKRLSYVLQGVVVVIQSHLWVGEGSTFLYVLELVANQWIILFALLSLFTLLDIFQAASDRRSNRAHFPLRGLIQTVKLSASVLTGILAISLLMGKSPLILLSGLGALSAVLLLVFKDPILGLVAGIQLSANNMLSVGDWLEMPKYGADGDVIDIALTTVKVRNWDKTITTIPTYALISDSFKNWRGMSESGGRRIKRSIHLEMNSVCFLNEQQLAELQKADLLSDYISRKLSAINKENTEKKTDMSVMLNGRRLTNVGTFRQYLVSLLKQHPHIHQGMTLIVRQLEPSSNGLPIQIYAFTNTTNWNHYEDIQSDIFDHILAIIPIFGLRAHESPTGNDIRLLTNHQ